The proteins below are encoded in one region of Bacteroidales bacterium:
- a CDS encoding ABC transporter permease has product MQRILFIIRKEFLQIFRNRFMVPIIFVVPLVQLIILVNAATLEMKNIRITIVDNDNSSLSRGLSDHIVHSPFFIHVPQKGNNLNQVMRSMEKDKTDVILIFPDRFSHTLHQNRPADLQLLINAINGMKAGITSSYIAQIVRNYLASAVNELAGSSSAQPGIRVQQISASPLYWYNPELNYKIFMVPAILVILVTLTGALLAGLNLVREKEIGTIEQINVTPIGKFEFLAGKLIPFLIIALAELAFGLAMGKILFHIPILGSLLLLVGVVVVYLILVQSFSLLISTVSNTQQQAMFLIFFFMLIFIMTSGIFTPVESMPELAQKLDWLNPVFYLMKMIRMILLKGSILRDILPYLIPMSFYAAVMFLIAVRAYRKTA; this is encoded by the coding sequence ATGCAAAGAATTCTGTTTATCATCCGGAAAGAGTTCCTTCAGATCTTCAGGAACCGGTTTATGGTTCCCATCATATTTGTGGTACCTCTTGTCCAGCTGATCATCCTTGTAAATGCCGCCACACTCGAAATGAAAAATATCAGGATTACCATTGTCGATAATGATAATTCGTCCTTAAGCCGTGGCCTTTCAGATCACATTGTTCATTCACCCTTTTTTATACATGTTCCGCAGAAAGGCAATAACCTGAACCAGGTTATGCGAAGTATGGAAAAAGACAAAACGGATGTTATCCTGATTTTCCCCGACCGCTTCAGCCATACCCTTCATCAAAACCGGCCGGCCGACCTGCAGTTGCTGATCAATGCCATCAACGGGATGAAAGCCGGAATCACATCATCGTATATTGCCCAGATTGTCAGAAACTATCTTGCATCAGCCGTCAACGAACTGGCCGGAAGTTCATCGGCTCAGCCCGGAATCAGAGTACAGCAGATAAGCGCTTCCCCGTTATACTGGTACAATCCTGAACTCAATTATAAAATCTTTATGGTCCCGGCCATTCTGGTGATCCTTGTAACCCTTACCGGCGCTCTGCTGGCCGGACTCAACCTGGTACGCGAAAAGGAGATAGGAACCATTGAACAGATCAATGTCACACCCATTGGTAAATTTGAGTTTCTGGCCGGAAAACTGATCCCTTTTCTGATCATAGCGCTGGCAGAACTTGCCTTCGGACTCGCTATGGGAAAGATCCTTTTCCATATTCCCATACTCGGCAGCCTTCTGTTGCTGGTTGGGGTCGTTGTTGTTTATCTGATTTTGGTTCAGTCGTTTAGCCTTCTGATTTCCACTGTCAGCAATACCCAGCAGCAGGCTATGTTCCTTATATTTTTCTTCATGCTCATATTTATCATGACCAGCGGAATTTTTACCCCTGTTGAAAGTATGCCCGAACTGGCACAAAAGCTCGACTGGCTGAATCCTGTATTTTATCTGATGAAAATGATCCGCATGATTTTGCTGAAAGGTTCTATCCTCCGGGATATTCTTCCTTACTTGATCCCGATGTCGTTTTATGCAGCTGTAATGTTCCTTATTGCAGTGAGGGCTTACAGAAAAACTGCCTGA
- a CDS encoding HAD family phosphatase: MEKAAIFDMDGVLMNNNPWHIQAWITFAEKYGLSITPEEVETHFGNTNRDYLTFLFGKELPPDEMEKMAEEKEQIYRSLCEKYIQPLNGLIRFLEELKKYHFGIALATGGPLSNVQFVMDKLKTGHFFDVYVYDSMVKRGKPDPELFLKAAELLGADPRNCVVFEDSVHGIEAARHASMIPVGINTSGNREKLKNASLVVNDFSEINAEKILEMLNHRKNI, translated from the coding sequence ATGGAGAAAGCTGCGATTTTCGATATGGATGGTGTTCTGATGAACAATAATCCCTGGCATATTCAGGCATGGATCACCTTTGCAGAAAAATACGGATTATCAATTACTCCTGAAGAAGTAGAAACCCACTTCGGAAACACGAACCGTGACTACCTGACTTTTTTGTTCGGGAAAGAATTGCCGCCGGATGAAATGGAAAAAATGGCCGAAGAAAAGGAACAGATTTACCGCTCTCTGTGCGAGAAGTATATTCAACCGCTCAATGGCCTTATCCGTTTTCTGGAAGAATTAAAAAAATATCATTTCGGTATCGCTCTGGCTACCGGAGGTCCTCTTTCCAATGTGCAATTTGTTATGGATAAACTGAAAACAGGGCATTTTTTTGATGTTTATGTTTACGACAGCATGGTGAAAAGGGGAAAGCCCGACCCGGAACTCTTTCTGAAAGCAGCAGAACTTCTTGGTGCAGATCCCAGGAATTGCGTGGTTTTTGAAGATTCTGTCCACGGAATCGAAGCCGCCAGGCATGCTTCCATGATACCTGTTGGTATCAATACATCTGGCAACAGGGAGAAACTTAAAAATGCTTCCCTCGTTGTGAACGATTTTTCAGAAATCAACGCAGAGAAAATACTTGAAATGCTTAACCACCGGAAGAATATATGA
- a CDS encoding ABC transporter ATP-binding protein gives MNPFVDVQQITKQFGNITALRNVSFTVEPGQIFGLIGPDGAGKTTLFRIIATLLLPDEGKVLVKGTDVAGNYWKIREIIGYMPGRFSLYQDLTVKENLEFFASVFRSSVQQNYRLIKPIYDQLKPFEERRAGNLSGGMKQKLALCCALIHKPLLLILDEPTTGVDAVSRAEFWEILHELVKAGITILVSTSYMNEASRCDRIALLQNGNILAIGSPDEIVGKFPSQVYSITSGDNFRLIYTLNRWEKTRFAWMFGQTVHWIPKEPVDTIDHIRAFLDASGIMAVHIDEISPNMEDCFMELMTE, from the coding sequence ATGAACCCGTTTGTTGACGTTCAGCAGATTACAAAACAATTCGGCAATATTACCGCATTGCGTAATGTTTCATTTACCGTCGAACCGGGTCAGATTTTCGGATTAATCGGACCCGACGGGGCAGGAAAGACCACTCTGTTCAGAATTATTGCCACACTTCTCCTTCCCGACGAGGGAAAGGTTCTTGTAAAGGGAACCGATGTGGCCGGTAACTATTGGAAAATCAGGGAAATCATAGGGTATATGCCGGGAAGGTTTTCTCTGTATCAGGACCTTACGGTAAAGGAAAACCTTGAGTTTTTTGCCTCCGTCTTCCGGTCGTCGGTTCAGCAAAACTATCGCCTGATTAAACCTATCTATGACCAGTTAAAGCCGTTTGAGGAACGCCGGGCCGGTAACCTTTCCGGGGGCATGAAGCAGAAACTGGCTCTCTGCTGTGCTCTGATTCATAAACCCCTTCTCCTGATTCTGGACGAACCCACTACCGGAGTTGATGCGGTCTCACGGGCCGAATTCTGGGAAATCCTTCATGAACTGGTTAAGGCTGGTATCACTATTCTTGTTTCCACTTCCTATATGAACGAAGCTTCACGCTGTGACCGTATTGCCCTCCTGCAAAATGGAAACATACTCGCAATCGGTTCCCCTGACGAAATCGTTGGAAAGTTCCCCTCACAGGTTTACTCGATTACTTCCGGTGATAATTTCAGGCTTATTTACACCTTGAACCGTTGGGAGAAAACACGATTTGCCTGGATGTTCGGACAAACTGTTCACTGGATCCCTAAAGAACCGGTTGACACAATAGACCATATCCGTGCCTTCCTTGATGCATCAGGCATTATGGCGGTTCATATCGACGAAATCTCACCCAATATGGAAGATTGTTTTATGGAGTTAATGACAGAATGA
- a CDS encoding SOS response-associated peptidase has product MCYFIEINLTKIELEKRFGARMPEDFQWKPVFFLSGFDFPRVPVVVSSRPETFVPAYWGLIPSWIREENKASEIRSKTLNARMESISEKPSFKKPFQNRRCLIPAHGFYEWHHAGTRKYPFYIALENNEPFAFAGIADEWINPATGEKIPTFSLITTQANSLLEKIHNTKKRMPVILRPENESKWIDPSVSAESAFHFLQPYPADLLKAWPVSRQIASRTSDPSSPELIQPVSYPELQLDLS; this is encoded by the coding sequence ATGTGCTATTTCATCGAAATCAACCTGACCAAAATCGAACTCGAAAAACGATTCGGAGCCCGGATGCCGGAAGATTTTCAATGGAAACCGGTTTTTTTTCTTTCCGGTTTTGATTTCCCCAGGGTACCTGTTGTTGTTTCTTCTCGTCCTGAAACTTTTGTACCGGCTTACTGGGGTCTTATTCCCTCCTGGATCAGGGAGGAGAACAAGGCCTCGGAAATACGATCCAAAACCCTCAATGCCCGTATGGAAAGTATTTCTGAAAAACCTTCCTTTAAGAAGCCTTTTCAAAACCGACGATGCCTTATTCCCGCCCATGGCTTTTATGAATGGCATCATGCGGGTACACGGAAATACCCTTTCTATATAGCCCTGGAAAATAATGAACCTTTTGCCTTTGCGGGTATTGCTGATGAATGGATTAACCCTGCCACAGGAGAAAAGATTCCCACTTTCTCTCTTATTACCACTCAGGCAAACAGCCTGCTGGAAAAAATCCACAATACCAAAAAGAGAATGCCCGTTATTCTGCGTCCCGAAAATGAAAGCAAATGGATTGACCCATCCGTTTCGGCCGAATCAGCTTTTCACTTTCTTCAGCCATACCCTGCTGATTTGCTGAAAGCCTGGCCGGTATCACGGCAAATTGCTTCCCGTACTTCTGACCCGTCTTCCCCCGAACTCATTCAACCAGTCTCTTATCCCGAACTACAATTAGATCTGTCATAG
- a CDS encoding ABC transporter ATP-binding protein has protein sequence MANNPAIQVKDLVKKFGSFTANDRLTFEVYQGEIFGFLGANGAGKTTAIKILCGLSAPTSGEVFVTGCNVALQPEKVKKNIGYMSQRFSLYDDLTVAENIWFYAGIYGMNRQQIKQRTNQLLSEMGISHIRDTLIRDIPIGWKQKLAFLVAVFHDPPLVFLDEPTAGVDPLARRQFWELIYQYAARQKTVFVTTHYLDEAEYCDRVCILSEGKIAALGSPEELKKHWNATSVEDVFLRIARPNHNNN, from the coding sequence ATGGCTAACAATCCTGCTATACAGGTAAAGGATCTGGTAAAAAAATTCGGCAGTTTTACCGCCAATGACAGGTTAACCTTTGAGGTCTATCAAGGTGAAATCTTTGGATTTCTGGGAGCCAATGGAGCGGGCAAAACAACGGCCATTAAGATCTTGTGCGGGTTGTCAGCACCTACCTCCGGAGAGGTATTTGTGACAGGATGCAATGTAGCGCTCCAGCCGGAAAAGGTTAAGAAAAATATAGGTTATATGAGCCAGCGTTTTTCCCTGTACGATGATCTGACGGTGGCCGAAAATATATGGTTCTATGCTGGTATTTACGGAATGAACCGACAACAAATAAAACAGCGCACGAATCAACTGCTCTCTGAAATGGGAATCAGCCATATACGTGATACCCTGATACGGGATATTCCCATCGGGTGGAAACAAAAGCTGGCCTTTCTGGTTGCCGTGTTTCATGATCCTCCGCTGGTTTTTCTTGATGAACCTACAGCAGGGGTTGATCCGCTGGCACGGAGGCAATTCTGGGAGCTGATTTATCAATATGCTGCCCGCCAAAAAACGGTTTTCGTTACTACTCATTACCTGGACGAGGCTGAATACTGCGATCGGGTGTGCATTTTATCGGAAGGAAAAATTGCGGCTCTGGGAAGCCCGGAAGAATTAAAAAAACATTGGAATGCAACTTCAGTGGAAGACGTCTTCCTGCGCATTGCCAGGCCAAATCATAACAACAACTGA
- a CDS encoding DUF3857 domain-containing protein, with the protein MAKVGAIRFFLELGLFCLVSGKFGISQNVPGYDVSGIPDSVRKNAYAVIRNKTVHCRILNEKQFKVSEKQVITILNKAGESKAALVIFYDKFRHIDVLKGNIYHGSGKLLRKITAGDMADAAAVSEYSLYDDNRIKYFQPLISEYPYTVEYEYEITFESLYYLSQWEAFPGYNIGAEYFEFSLSYPLWLKPSWYTLHLDQPLVTRQDPNTETLTWKVRNLLPQTEEIMESSPVQWVPTVMISPEVFRMGNYKGSMRSWQELGKWFRDINAGRSDLSQGTCLKIQNLIAAATDTIDMVRRIYRFMQSKTRYVSIQLGLGGLQPLPASLVDQYGYGDCKALTNYMQALLKCAGIRSCYTLVYGGKNDKGTILPEFPSGRFNHVILSVPLQNDTLWLECTNQKQPFGYLGAFTDDRFALLITEQGGFPAHTPEYTGKDNVWNCSGTIQIDREGNAEANLMLRGRGILSERIYDLADRPVYEQRKEIYHVLELPDITIRNHTLRLTDAPVPEAELNLQTVIYNLGSVSGQRVFLPLNRLDRFAFLPYNGKERKTSIELIRSSTYCDTLTYIIPDGCVIEFLPEGKNIDSEFGEYHSTVRSENNKIIFTRYFAMKKGNYPASSYNQLESFLREVAAADNLQTVLIR; encoded by the coding sequence ATGGCAAAGGTCGGTGCAATCCGTTTTTTTCTTGAACTTGGTCTGTTTTGTCTGGTTTCAGGTAAATTCGGCATCAGCCAGAACGTTCCGGGCTATGATGTGTCGGGAATACCGGATTCGGTAAGGAAGAATGCCTATGCCGTGATTAGGAACAAAACCGTACATTGCAGGATTCTTAATGAAAAGCAATTCAAAGTCTCAGAAAAACAGGTTATTACGATTCTGAACAAAGCAGGGGAAAGCAAGGCGGCCCTGGTGATTTTCTATGATAAATTCCGTCACATTGATGTCCTTAAAGGAAATATCTATCACGGATCCGGAAAACTTCTCAGAAAAATTACTGCCGGAGACATGGCTGATGCGGCCGCTGTTTCTGAATACAGTTTGTATGATGATAACCGGATTAAATATTTTCAGCCGCTCATTTCGGAATATCCCTATACTGTTGAATACGAGTACGAAATTACCTTTGAGAGCCTTTATTACCTGTCGCAATGGGAGGCTTTCCCCGGATACAACATCGGGGCCGAGTACTTCGAATTTTCGTTGTCCTATCCGCTCTGGCTGAAACCTTCCTGGTACACCCTGCATCTTGATCAGCCCCTGGTCACAAGACAAGACCCCAATACGGAAACCTTGACCTGGAAGGTGCGGAACCTTCTTCCACAAACGGAAGAGATCATGGAATCCTCTCCGGTACAATGGGTCCCTACGGTAATGATATCGCCCGAAGTTTTCAGAATGGGAAACTACAAGGGTTCCATGCGTTCCTGGCAGGAACTCGGAAAATGGTTCCGGGATATAAATGCAGGGAGATCGGACCTTTCCCAGGGCACCTGCCTGAAAATTCAGAATCTTATTGCAGCGGCTACCGATACGATTGATATGGTCCGCAGGATTTACAGATTTATGCAGTCTAAAACCCGTTACGTTTCTATTCAGCTTGGGCTGGGAGGACTGCAGCCGCTTCCGGCTTCCCTGGTTGATCAGTATGGCTATGGCGATTGCAAGGCTCTCACAAATTATATGCAGGCCCTGCTGAAATGTGCAGGCATCAGGTCTTGTTATACACTGGTTTATGGAGGAAAGAATGATAAAGGTACCATCCTTCCGGAATTTCCTTCAGGAAGATTCAATCATGTTATCCTTTCTGTACCCCTTCAGAACGATACCCTATGGCTTGAATGTACCAACCAGAAACAGCCGTTTGGTTATCTGGGCGCATTTACTGATGACCGGTTTGCTCTTCTTATCACCGAGCAGGGCGGGTTTCCTGCACATACACCTGAATATACCGGAAAAGATAATGTTTGGAACTGCTCCGGTACCATACAAATCGACAGGGAAGGAAATGCCGAAGCAAACCTTATGCTGAGAGGCAGAGGGATACTGAGTGAACGGATCTATGATCTGGCCGACAGACCAGTTTACGAGCAGAGAAAGGAAATTTACCATGTTCTTGAATTGCCTGACATTACTATCCGAAATCATACCCTCCGGTTGACGGATGCTCCTGTCCCTGAAGCAGAACTGAACCTGCAAACAGTTATTTACAATCTGGGTTCGGTTAGCGGTCAGCGGGTTTTCCTCCCTTTGAACCGGCTGGACCGGTTTGCTTTCCTGCCATACAACGGAAAGGAAAGAAAAACCTCCATCGAGCTGATTCGCTCAAGTACTTACTGTGATACACTGACCTACATAATTCCTGATGGATGCGTCATTGAGTTTCTTCCGGAAGGAAAGAACATTGATTCCGAATTTGGAGAATACCATTCGACGGTTCGTTCGGAAAACAACAAAATTATCTTTACCCGCTATTTTGCTATGAAAAAAGGAAATTATCCGGCATCGTCTTACAACCAGCTGGAATCATTCCTGAGGGAAGTGGCCGCAGCCGACAATCTTCAGACTGTTTTAATAAGGTAA
- the msrB gene encoding peptide-methionine (R)-S-oxide reductase MsrB: MRFFIYFCLLCSLSGPSCCAQNLKPPAVEKEKADSFKVSRTEEEWKNILTPEQYQIMRKKGTERPFTGAFWNHKEKGTYVCAGCGQRLFSSEIKFESMCGWPSFFDKMDEANLVFVKDTSYGMVRTEVLCGICGAHLGHIFRDGPPPTGLRYCINSAALQFIPSGEQK, from the coding sequence ATGCGATTCTTTATTTATTTTTGTTTACTGTGCAGTCTTTCAGGGCCATCCTGTTGTGCACAGAACTTAAAACCCCCAGCCGTGGAAAAAGAAAAAGCTGATTCATTTAAGGTAAGCAGGACCGAGGAAGAATGGAAAAACATTCTGACCCCGGAGCAATATCAGATAATGCGCAAGAAAGGAACTGAAAGGCCTTTCACCGGTGCCTTCTGGAACCATAAGGAGAAAGGGACTTATGTGTGTGCGGGCTGTGGTCAGCGGCTTTTCAGCTCGGAAATCAAATTTGAAAGTATGTGCGGATGGCCGAGTTTTTTTGATAAAATGGATGAAGCTAATCTCGTTTTTGTAAAGGACACGAGTTATGGTATGGTTCGTACAGAAGTACTGTGCGGGATTTGCGGGGCTCATCTCGGACACATATTTCGTGACGGTCCCCCTCCTACCGGACTTCGATATTGCATCAATTCGGCCGCTCTGCAGTTTATCCCTTCCGGGGAGCAGAAATAA
- a CDS encoding ABC transporter permease has translation MKAFIGFVRKEFYHIVRDYRTLLVLFGMPVAQMLIFGFVISTEIRNVNIAIYDQSNDVYTRQITDRLISSGYFRLYQRIRSPEQIRQAFRSGKVKEVVVYEPDFAGKLLRNGLANVQIIADASDANQAHMMVGYTSEILFSCMAAWNKNAPLPATIQVKPRMLYNENLSSAYMFVPGTMAMILMLICTLMTSISIVREKETGSMEVLLASPLRPFQIIGGKVVPYIILSLVNAISVIFLGVFVFGVPVHGSLLLLLFECLLYISLALSIGIFISTVTSSQQLALFLSMLILMLPTILLSGFIFPVESMPAILQWICHLMPPKYFITILKDIMLKGTGIDTVWLETLVLLGMTVLFFAISIRRFQIRLHQ, from the coding sequence ATGAAAGCTTTTATCGGATTTGTCCGGAAAGAATTTTATCATATTGTACGCGACTATCGTACATTGCTTGTCCTTTTCGGCATGCCGGTGGCACAGATGCTCATCTTCGGATTTGTCATTTCAACCGAAATCCGCAATGTGAATATTGCCATTTACGATCAGAGCAATGATGTGTATACACGCCAGATTACCGACAGGCTGATCTCATCGGGCTATTTCAGATTGTACCAGCGCATCCGGTCGCCCGAACAGATCCGGCAGGCGTTCCGCAGCGGAAAAGTCAAGGAAGTGGTGGTTTATGAACCGGATTTTGCCGGTAAACTGCTTCGAAACGGCCTGGCAAACGTTCAGATTATTGCCGATGCCAGCGATGCAAATCAGGCCCATATGATGGTCGGCTACACTTCCGAAATCCTGTTTTCCTGTATGGCCGCCTGGAACAAAAATGCACCACTGCCTGCCACCATTCAGGTAAAACCACGTATGCTCTACAACGAAAATCTGAGCAGTGCCTATATGTTCGTCCCAGGTACCATGGCCATGATCCTCATGCTCATTTGTACCCTCATGACGTCAATTTCTATCGTCAGGGAAAAAGAAACCGGCTCTATGGAAGTGCTGCTTGCCTCTCCTTTACGTCCGTTTCAGATCATTGGAGGGAAAGTTGTTCCCTATATAATTCTTTCGCTTGTAAATGCAATTTCGGTTATATTTCTGGGGGTATTTGTTTTTGGCGTGCCGGTCCATGGTTCACTCCTTCTTCTGCTTTTTGAATGCCTCCTTTATATTTCCCTGGCCCTTTCCATTGGTATCTTCATTTCCACAGTAACCAGCAGCCAGCAACTCGCCTTGTTCCTGTCTATGCTGATCCTGATGCTCCCCACTATATTGCTCTCAGGCTTTATTTTTCCTGTCGAAAGCATGCCCGCAATATTGCAATGGATTTGCCACCTGATGCCTCCCAAATATTTTATTACCATTCTTAAAGATATTATGCTGAAAGGAACCGGAATCGATACGGTATGGCTCGAAACTCTTGTACTGCTGGGAATGACAGTGCTGTTTTTTGCGATCAGTATCCGACGGTTTCAGATTCGGTTACACCAATGA
- a CDS encoding PorT family protein, translated as MKRMLFIMMGLSFACMTQAQFLRFGLTGGVSSSSVRVSDIITTDDNSAEYHIDSFNPAVGFHFGGFARVQISKFFLQPQLLFSSTGGEVRIRDVKIDTAFFRTQRFNRVDIPVLAGYRLGFLRLEAGPVATFTLSRKNDLFDWAGYKEDFNKASIGYQAGLGVDLFKKITLDLRYEGSLSKLGKGVTIGDKTYPLDSRTSQWMVSLGLFL; from the coding sequence ATGAAAAGAATGCTGTTTATCATGATGGGGCTGTCATTTGCTTGCATGACACAGGCCCAGTTTCTGCGTTTCGGACTCACCGGTGGTGTGAGTTCTTCTTCTGTGCGCGTTAGCGATATCATAACAACGGATGATAATTCGGCCGAATACCATATCGATTCGTTCAATCCTGCCGTCGGCTTTCATTTCGGAGGTTTTGCCCGGGTGCAAATTTCAAAGTTTTTCCTTCAGCCGCAGTTGTTGTTTTCTTCGACCGGGGGAGAAGTACGAATCAGAGACGTGAAAATTGATACAGCGTTCTTCCGCACCCAGCGGTTTAACAGAGTGGATATTCCAGTGCTGGCCGGCTACAGACTTGGATTCCTGCGTCTGGAAGCAGGACCTGTGGCTACTTTTACCCTGTCACGGAAAAATGATCTTTTCGACTGGGCTGGCTATAAGGAAGATTTTAACAAGGCTTCCATAGGATATCAGGCAGGCCTTGGAGTCGATCTGTTCAAAAAAATTACACTCGATCTGCGGTACGAGGGCAGTCTCAGCAAGCTGGGGAAAGGGGTGACCATAGGCGACAAAACCTATCCCCTGGATTCTCGGACAAGCCAGTGGATGGTAAGTCTCGGATTATTTCTCTGA
- a CDS encoding SemiSWEET transporter, which produces MKTIDFLGFFAAILTTFAYIPQALKTIRTKHTRDLSLAMYSVLNVGLIAWLVYGIYLVQWPIIFANIVTLLFTLPILYFKIRYK; this is translated from the coding sequence ATGAAAACAATTGACTTTCTTGGCTTTTTCGCGGCCATTCTCACAACGTTCGCCTATATACCGCAGGCACTTAAGACAATTCGTACAAAACATACCCGCGATCTTTCCTTAGCCATGTACTCCGTTCTCAACGTAGGACTCATTGCCTGGCTTGTATACGGCATTTATCTGGTTCAATGGCCGATTATTTTTGCCAATATCGTGACACTCCTGTTTACCTTGCCCATTCTGTATTTCAAAATCCGATACAAATAA
- a CDS encoding DUF3857 and transglutaminase domain-containing protein, translated as MNSPAINWLRRTVLISFMLFSFTSAAFNQLPPIVWDNIPRSDLELNPDEQKNASDAIILCDYGTATYEDVKGEYRLVYFRHTRVKVFRQEGTRWANVSISYNKGAGDEITFLKAHAYTLMPDGKISITETRQDEFYEKASGDGDVTVTFTIPGVFTGSVFEYSYRIVSPDLLNMRSWKFQRVLPVLWSEYRVQLSGIYNHIAVLHNITDSLRMNQKINGFSDIEAGIIGYAQRNDLIRIPVTTGRYVMTNIPAITEEPMMGPLADYIPEIRFQLYSVTFPGKDPARFIQTWDDVASYFLQNEQFGAFLSEGRLLNETMKKAGKLPDKPADKVEAIYQYVVTHFRWDHQYALLPNKKLPSLLNDRSGNSAAINLLLTGLMKQAGLRAYPVLISNRSNGKISDKIPLVQQFNNLICLVELPSGSFFLSALDPDRPSDLPDPDVLNEKGLVLRPGRAEWIDLPPPPIAVRNMVISLRFQTEGTMFGFIIIREKGEFALARKKEILLTDAGTFSRNLAGNLFYGLQVDSFSYKELTPQRNESSLTVSFSSKEWINQFTDKKIIYFEALLKNLLFRIKLPPVERKFPFKLPYPVEETIISIIEIPEGYEIESLPDEENISLPDNKASFQLKVSGNEEVAQVKSVLSLRSITFSPSEYHYLRQFMNMASAAQSQQIVAVVEDKY; from the coding sequence ATGAATTCTCCAGCAATTAACTGGCTCAGGCGAACAGTTCTGATTTCTTTCATGCTGTTTTCCTTCACATCGGCAGCTTTTAACCAGTTGCCACCCATTGTCTGGGATAACATTCCGAGGTCGGATCTTGAACTTAACCCGGATGAACAGAAGAATGCCTCTGATGCCATCATATTGTGCGACTACGGAACAGCAACCTACGAGGATGTAAAGGGAGAATACCGTTTGGTTTACTTCCGGCATACCCGTGTAAAGGTTTTCCGGCAGGAAGGAACCCGGTGGGCCAACGTTTCCATAAGCTACAACAAAGGAGCAGGGGATGAGATAACCTTTCTCAAAGCCCACGCTTATACCCTTATGCCTGATGGAAAGATCTCCATTACGGAAACCAGGCAGGATGAATTCTATGAAAAAGCCTCGGGCGACGGAGATGTTACTGTTACTTTTACCATACCAGGCGTTTTTACAGGAAGTGTCTTTGAATATTCCTACAGGATTGTTTCACCCGACCTTCTGAACATGCGGTCATGGAAATTTCAGCGTGTACTGCCTGTGTTGTGGAGCGAATACCGCGTTCAGCTTTCCGGAATCTATAACCATATTGCCGTTCTCCACAACATAACTGATTCATTGCGCATGAATCAAAAAATCAATGGGTTTTCTGACATTGAGGCAGGCATCATCGGATATGCCCAGCGGAACGATCTTATCCGTATTCCGGTAACTACCGGAAGATACGTTATGACCAATATACCGGCTATTACGGAAGAACCAATGATGGGCCCCCTGGCTGACTATATACCGGAAATCAGATTCCAGCTGTATTCGGTTACTTTTCCCGGAAAAGACCCCGCACGGTTCATACAGACCTGGGATGATGTGGCTTCTTATTTTCTCCAGAACGAACAATTCGGAGCATTCCTGTCGGAAGGACGGTTGTTGAACGAAACTATGAAAAAAGCCGGAAAACTGCCGGATAAACCAGCCGATAAAGTAGAAGCTATTTATCAGTACGTCGTGACCCATTTCCGATGGGATCATCAGTATGCCCTGCTCCCCAACAAGAAGCTCCCGTCACTGCTGAATGATCGTTCGGGAAATTCTGCTGCAATCAATCTTCTTCTTACAGGCCTGATGAAGCAGGCAGGTTTGAGGGCATATCCTGTTCTTATCAGCAATCGCTCCAACGGAAAAATCAGTGACAAAATCCCGCTCGTGCAGCAGTTCAACAATCTGATTTGTTTGGTAGAACTCCCCTCAGGGTCATTTTTCCTCAGTGCTCTTGATCCTGACAGGCCCTCTGACCTGCCGGATCCTGATGTATTAAATGAAAAGGGACTGGTTCTGCGCCCGGGCAGAGCTGAATGGATAGATCTGCCTCCTCCGCCCATAGCAGTGAGAAATATGGTTATCTCTCTCAGGTTCCAGACGGAAGGAACAATGTTCGGCTTTATTATTATCCGTGAAAAAGGAGAATTCGCCCTGGCAAGAAAAAAAGAGATCCTGTTGACCGATGCCGGCACCTTCAGCAGGAATCTGGCCGGCAATCTGTTTTATGGATTGCAGGTAGATTCGTTTTCCTATAAGGAACTTACCCCTCAAAGGAATGAATCATCCCTCACCGTTTCCTTTTCATCAAAGGAGTGGATCAATCAGTTTACCGACAAAAAAATCATTTATTTCGAGGCTCTGCTTAAGAATCTGCTTTTCCGGATTAAACTTCCTCCGGTTGAGCGGAAATTCCCTTTTAAACTTCCTTATCCGGTCGAAGAAACCATTATTTCCATAATTGAAATTCCTGAGGGCTATGAGATTGAATCCCTGCCCGACGAGGAAAATATCAGCCTGCCCGATAATAAAGCTTCCTTCCAGCTTAAGGTTTCGGGCAATGAGGAAGTAGCCCAGGTAAAAAGTGTATTGTCGTTGCGGAGTATCACCTTCAGCCCGTCGGAATATCATTACCTCCGCCAGTTTATGAACATGGCCTCCGCGGCACAATCCCAGCAGATCGTTGCCGTTGTTGAAGACAAATATTGA